The following nucleotide sequence is from Deltaproteobacteria bacterium.
GGAACTGGAGCCTCACAGTCGTCCCCTGGCCAGGTTTCGACTCTATCTCTATATCCCCCTGGTGTTCCCTCATGATCTGCTTCACCAGAATGAGACCGAGACCAGTGCCTGTGGGTTTGGTCGTGACCGATGCCTTGAAGAGACGATCTCTGACCTCGTCTGGAATGCCAGGTCCGTGATCCTGCACAATGACCACTGGGTTGCCGTCGGAGCGCGTGACCTGGACCGAAATCGTTCCGTTTTCCGGCGATGCTTGGGCAGCGTTTCTCAGGACGTGCAGGAGGGCCACCTTGAAGGTCCGTGGATTCGATCTCACGAGTATAGGCCCTTCATCAGTGCGTATCTCGTGGGTGATTCCCTTTTTGTGCAGGCTCGGGATCCATGTCTCTATGATTTCACGTACCATGGATCCGAGATCCACGTGGGCAAATAGCCCGGCCTGGGCCTTGGCAAGGGTCTCGAACTCTTCGACGATCTCGTTGAGGCGTCCGGCCTGCTCCACGATTGCATCGAGCTTTTCCCATACCCAGGCGGACTCGGGTATTTCCTTGCGGATCGCGCGAGCGAGACCTCCGATCACCATGGCCGGGTTTCTCACCCTGTCCGCGATCTTGAGGGTCATCTCGAAGACGGTCCGCTCCTGCGCAAGTGCCTCCAGGTCCTCTGCCAGGCGGAGGAGTTGGGTGTTCACGCGGGTCAGCTCGTTGTTCTTGTCCGCCTTTTCCTTGAGGAGTCTCAGGACCTCCTCGTGCTTGGCGCGCAGGTTTTCCAGATAGGACTCTTCTGCGTCCAGGAAGAGGTCCTTCCGGATGAGGTCAGACCCCTCTGCAAGGGCATCCCACGGCGTCTTGAGCCCCCATTTGATGAGACGCAACCTGAAGGGCTCATTCGCACCGGACATCTGGGCCTCCACCTCGTCAAGGACCCGGGAAAGCCCGCTGTAGGGAAGGATCCCGCAGAGATTATGTGTGGCTGCGTCACACGCGCCAGTATCCATTTTGCCAGTGAAAAGGAGTTCGACTCCAGTGTCGTGCGGGGCTGCGGCCCGCTGAACAAAAGACATCTCCACAGTGCCTCCGCCAAAGGAATTGACGAGGATCCTGGCCGTTTCCGATGCCGCGGTCGCGATCTGGACCACGGCGATCCGTTCGTAACCCGCCTCACGGGCAAGGGATTTCGCCTTGGACCGGATCTTCGGGATGTCCCGCTTTCGGTTCAGGACAAGGCTGATGATGTGGATGCGCTGGCCGATCTCCGTTGCCATGTGAGCACCATTAGGCTTGCGTCGTCCCGTATCTCGTTGCGCCGTGGGAAAAGGACCTGTGTCCAGATACACGGCGTAACTGGTGGATTGCGAAAGGGAAGGATCCACCCGGGTCTCTGGATCAGGGGAGGAGGAGGGGGCAGGCCGTCGGTCGAAACCATGATCCAGAGCTCAGCGATCGCTCCGATGAGCACGGGTTCCTCTCTTTCGCCCTGTATTCCACGAATGACGGTGACCTGTTCGCCGGTCTCCTGGCGGGCGTGGAGCACGAGACGGACGTTGCCCATCCCAGCGCTCTGGACGCTTCCTGAAAGGAGATCGACGAGGAGGATTCGGGCAGAAGGCTGTCTCGGCAGGCACGACCTTTTTAACAGGTCGAGGACCCTGTGCGGCGGCCAGAGGAGGGCGAGGCGATCCAGGTCCAGAACCAGGGGCTGGCCTTCTTTTCTGTGCCCAATGCCTGTCCCTTCCGCATCGAGGACGGTGACGCGCAGGTACCGGCCATCCGTCTGGACGATGATCCTGTCACCGCATCGGCCGCCTGATGGACGGGGCGCCACGATGCCAGCCAGGCCGGGCCAGCCCATGGATCGGGTTTCCGAACGCCCATTTCCGGGCCGAAGGGTGGCGCAGATCACTGTTCCACGCCCCTGTTCGGGGGTGACGGCAGGACAGGGGCTGGAGGTATCCAGGCAGGAACAGGCGGAAAACTCGTCTGCGAGGCGGGCGACTGCGGCAAGTCCCGCGCCGAGTCCTTTCCCAAAGGGGTTTTTCCCCGAGCAGGCCATGGAGAGATTTGCGATCCCTGGTCCTTCATCGAGGCTCGCGATGGTGAGGACAGGGAGATGGGCAAGATCCAGCCCCGTGATCCGTATGATGCCACGCGTGGTCTTGTGCATGACGTGATTGAAAGCGAGTT
It contains:
- a CDS encoding HAMP domain-containing histidine kinase — encoded protein: MATEIGQRIHIISLVLNRKRDIPKIRSKAKSLAREAGYERIAVVQIATAASETARILVNSFGGGTVEMSFVQRAAAPHDTGVELLFTGKMDTGACDAATHNLCGILPYSGLSRVLDEVEAQMSGANEPFRLRLIKWGLKTPWDALAEGSDLIRKDLFLDAEESYLENLRAKHEEVLRLLKEKADKNNELTRVNTQLLRLAEDLEALAQERTVFEMTLKIADRVRNPAMVIGGLARAIRKEIPESAWVWEKLDAIVEQAGRLNEIVEEFETLAKAQAGLFAHVDLGSMVREIIETWIPSLHKKGITHEIRTDEGPILVRSNPRTFKVALLHVLRNAAQASPENGTISVQVTRSDGNPVVIVQDHGPGIPDEVRDRLFKASVTTKPTGTGLGLILVKQIMREHQGDIEIESKPGQGTTVRLQFPARWREAGQTPGPVSLTHPNSSRPTRP